One genomic region from Falco rusticolus isolate bFalRus1 chromosome 19, bFalRus1.pri, whole genome shotgun sequence encodes:
- the NECTIN4 gene encoding nectin-4 produces MAPRGMRPGTPFLLLFLLLLATGCRSGVVEVERSVTAVLGQDVVLPCRYRAQEQEQVVQVTWLKRGPTGEGAEVAVLNQQHGEHVLEPYAGRVLRRAGGALEDGAIILRNAVQGDEGDYECHLITFPLGNFEGRLTLKVLVPPLPILNPGPPLEEGQGRTLAASCTAEGNPVPSVRWETEVRGTNATRRSAHARSASVTSEFFLVPGRSMNGKSLTCVVAHPGLRHEKRITHLLSVAYLSDASVLGHTEEWQEGMEGATLTCLGDGNPPPAYNWTRLNAPLPAGVRVKGDTLVFQRPLAAADAGDYVCRVSNRVATKEARANVSIKSRVADNEVRRVDLVSASVVVVGVIAAVLLCVLVVVVVVMTLYHKRKTKRISEKYEEELTLTRENSIRRLHSSHSTDTRTQLEETLQLRAESRQGSLRGDSLRGTSICSAMSEEPEGRSYSTLSTVREIETQTEVPAAPLLPTLAGKEPKEEEEDGGGSGGDDPIKQAMTHFVQENGMLQAKPTTNGIYINGRGHLV; encoded by the exons ATGGCCCCCCGCGGGATGCGGCCCGGGAcgcccttcctcctcctcttccttctcctcctcgCTACCG GCTGCCGCTCCGGGGTGGTGGAGGTGGAGCGCAGCGTGACGGCGGTGCTGGGCCAGGACGTGGTGCTGCCGTGCCGGTACCGGGcgcaggagcaggagcaggtggTGCAGGTGACCTGGCTGAAGCGGGGCCCGACGGGGGAGGGCGCCGAGGTGGCCGTGCTCAACCAGCAGCACGGGGAGCACGTGCTGGAGCCCTACGCTGGGCGGGTgctgcggcgggcgggcggcgcgctGGAGGACGGTGCCATCATCCTGAGGAACGCTGTGCAGGGGGACGAGGGCGATTACGAGTGTCACCTCATCACCTTCCCCCTGGGCAACTTTGAGGGGCGGCTCACCCTCAAGGTGCTGG TGCCTCCGCTGCCCATCCTGAACCCGGGGCCACCACTGGAGGAGGGGCAGGGCCGGACGCTGGCGGCCTCATGCACGGCGGAGGGCAACCCAGTGCCATCGGTGCGCTGGGAGACGGAGGTGCGGGGCACCAACGCCACGCGCCGCTCGGCGCACGCCCGCTCCGCCTCCGTCACCAGCGAGTTCTTCCTGGTGCCTGGGCGCAGCATGAATGGCAAGAGCCTGACCTGCGTGGTGGCCCACCCCGGGCTGCGCCACGAGAAGAGGATCACCCACCTCCTCAGCGTCGCCT ACCTGTCGGACGCCTCTGTGCTGGGGCACACGGAGGAGTGGCAGGAGGGCATGGAGGGGGCCACGCTGACCTGCCTGGGGGATGGCAACCCCCCGCCCGCCTACAACTGGACACG GCTGAacgccccgctgcccgccggcgtGCGGGTGAAGGGGGACACCCTCGTCTTCCAGCGGCCCCTCGCTGCCGCTGACGCTGGGGATTACGTCTGCCGCGTCTCCAACCGTGTGGCCACCAAGGAGGCGCGAGCCAACGTCAGCATCAAGAGCAGGGTGGCAG ACAACGAGGTGCGCAGGGTGGACCTGGTCTCAGCctcggtggtggtggtgggcgTCATCGCCGCTGTCCTGCTCTGCGTCCTCGTCGTTGTCGTTGTTGTCATGACCCTCTACCACAAGCGCAAGACCAAGCGCATCTCCGAGAAGTA CGAGGAGGAGCTGACGCTCACCCGGGAGAATTCCATCCGCCGCCTGCACTCCAGCCACAGCACCGACACACGCACCCAG CTGGAGGAGACGCTGCAGCTGCGTGCGGAGAGCCGGCAAGGCAGCCTGCGTGGGGACAGCCTGCGCGGCACCAGCATCTGCTCCGCCATG AGCGAAGAGCCCGAAGGGCGCAGCTACTCGACGCTCTCGACAGTGCGGGAGATCGAGACGCAGACAGAGGTGCCGGCAGCACcgctgctgcccaccctggcagggaaggagccgaaggaggaggaggaggatggtggCGGCAGTGGCGGGGACGACCCCATCAAGCAGGCCATGACCCACTTTGTGCAGGAGAACGGGATGCTGCAGGCCAAGCCCACCACCAATGGCATCTACATCAATGGCCGCGGGCACCTGGTGTga
- the NIT1 gene encoding deaminated glutathione amidase isoform X1 — protein MLRVLPQPLLRRLLPAPQGCLRSTSTPGRYPGHAGGDPCWPRGAARGPWGLPAALGLTALCCSCPPAAMAGPPGLKPLVAVGQVTSTPDKEQNFEACAGLVRQAARRGACLVFLPEGFDYIGSNMAETLSLAEGLDGDIMGRYAGLARDCGVWLSLGGFHERGQDWLTTQRIYNCHVLLDPTGRLVAAYRKTHLCDVELEGRVTMKESSFTNPGTEIVAPVSTPAGKLGLSICYDLRFPEISLALRRAGAEILTYPSAFTVPTGSAHWEVLLRARAIESQCYVVAAAQTGKNHERRTSYGHALVVDPWGAVVAQCHEGPGLCYAEIDLDYLHRIRREIPVHGHRRPDLYGTVAAAGLVPAP, from the exons AT GTTGAGAGTGttgccccagcccctgctgcgcCGCCTGCTCCCGGCCCCCCAGGGATGCCTGCGCAGCACCAGCACCCCGGGCAGGTACCCCGGGCACGCGGGGGGTGACCCGTGCtggccccggggggctgcccgcggTCCCTGGGGGCTGCCCGCAGCTCTGGGACTGACTgcgctgtgctgcagctgcccccccgccgccaTGGCGGGTCCCCCAGGGCTGAAGCCGCTGGTGGCCGTGGGCCAGGTCACCTCCACGCCCGACAAGGAGCAGAACTTCGAGGCCTGCGCTGGGCTGGTGCGGCAGGCGGCGAGGCGCGGCGCCTGCCTCGTCTTCCTCCCTGAAGGCTTCGACTACATCGGCTCCAACATGGCAGAGACCCTCAGCCTGGCCGAGGGGTTGGATGGGGACATCATGGGACGCTATGCCGGGCTGGCCAG ggactGTGGCGTGTGGCTGTCCCTGGGTGGCTTCCACGAGCGCGGCCAGGACTGGCTGACCACGCAGCGCATCTACAACTGCCACGTGCTGCTGGACCCCACAG GTCGCCTTGTGGCCGCTTACAGGAAGACCCACCTGTGTGATGTGGAGCTGGAGGGACGTGTCACCATGAAGGAGAGCAGCTTCACCAACCCTGGCACCGAGATTGTGGCCCCAGTCAGCACGCCAGCGGGGAAG CTCGGCCTCTCCATCTGCTACGACCTGCGTTTCCCTGAGATCTCGCTGGCGCTGCGGCGTGCCGGTGCCGAGATCCTCACCTACCCCTCGGCCTTCACTGTTCCCACGGGCTCGGCGCACTGGGAG gtgctgctgcgGGCCCGGGCCATCGAGAGCCAGTGCTACGTGGTGGCAGCCGCCCAGACTGGGAAAAACCACGAGCGCCGGACATCCTACGGCCACGCGCTGGTGGTGGACCCCTGGGGTGCTGTGGTGGCCCAGTGCCACGAGGGACCCGGGCTCTGCTACGCTGAGATAGACCTCGACTACCTGCACCGCATCCGCCGGGAGATCCCAGTGCACGGTCACCGCCGGCCCGACCTCTACGGCACCGTGGCGGCCGCAGGGTTGGTGCCGGCACCATGA
- the LOC119140143 gene encoding collagen alpha-1(I) chain-like yields the protein MGGSPWDPPATHRRPEMWVLLLPLGLGSALLPPGPPAPPPRRGDTPEGCRPCRSPHRGRAQANGTLGAAVTLGCPVAGAPLGRLLATHWRFEGAPGGAGAAVCSRPRGRPRCDPRYGGRAELPAAGGGAGGLVLRRLRDGDAGTYSCLLVGERDCACGEVELRLGGGARCSPSCSGSPPLSDFGLSLLLLLPLAHSL from the exons ATGGGGGGAtccccctgggaccccccagccACCCA ccgccgccCCGAGATGtgggtcctgctgctgcccctggggctgggctcggccctgctgccccccg GCCCCCCggcgccgcccccccgccgcggggacACCCCCGAGGGCTGCCGGCCGTGCCGCAGCCCCCACCGGGGCCGGGCGCAGGCCAACGGCACGCTGGGCGCCGCCGTCACCCTGGGGTGCCCGGTGGCAGGAGCCCCCCTGGGCCGGCTGCTGGCCACGCACTGGCGCTTCGAGGGGGcgcccgggggggccggggccgccgtCTGCAgccgcccccgcggccgcccccgctgCGACCCCCGGTACGGCGGGCGCGCCGAGCTgccggcggccggggggggcgcgggggggctgGTGCTGCGGCGCCTGCGGGACGGGGACGCCGGGAcctacagctgcctgctggtgggCGAGCGGGACTGCGCCTGCGGCGAGGTGGAGCTGCGGCTGGGCGGCG GTgcccgctgcagcccctcctgctCCGGGTCCCCCCCCCTCAGCGACTTTGgcctcagcctcctcctgctgctgccgctggcCCACAGCCTGTGA
- the LOC119159231 gene encoding V-type proton ATPase catalytic subunit A-like encodes MEGARGPRLAEAERESLLGFVHGVSGPVVTATRMAGAAMYELVRVGHAELVGEIIRLEGDMATLQVYEETSGVQVGDPVLRTGKPLSVELGPGILGSIFDGIQRPLRDIAQLTRSIYIPRGTSVPALPRHLSWDFVPSKDIRVGSHITGGDIYGTVAENSLIQHKIMVPPRSRGTVTYIAPPGHYGVSDVVLELDFQGSAERLSMLQVWPVRQTRPVAEKLPANHPLLTGQRVLDALFPCVQGGTTAIPGAFGCGKTVISQSLSKYSNSDVIVYVGCGERGNEMSEVLRDFPELTMEVDGRTETIMKRTTLVANTSNMPVAAREASIYTGITLSEYFRDMGYHVSMMADSTSRWAEALREISGRLAEMPADSGYPAYLGARLASFYERAGRARCLGSPARQGSVSIIGAVSPPGGDFSDPVTSATLSIVQVFWGLDKKLAQRKHFPSVNWLISYSRYLRALEPHYEGLHPEFPALRRRAREILQEEEELAEIVQLVGKASLAEADKVTLEVAKLLKDDFLQQNGYSSYDRFCPFYKTVGMLHNMVTFYELARHAVEATAPGERRVTWATIRESLGDILYKLSAMKFKDPVKDGEANITAAFAQLNEEMQTAFRNLED; translated from the exons ATGGAGGGGGCCAGGGGACCACGGCTGGCGGAGGCCGAGCGGGAGAGTCTGCTGGGCTTCGTCCATGGAGTCTCGGGGCCCG TGGTGACGGCCACCCGCATGGCGGGGGCGGCCATGTACGAGCTGGTGCGTGTGGGGCACGCGGAGCTGGTGGGGGAGATCATCCGGCTGGAGGGGGACATGGCCACGCTCCAGGTGTACGAGGAGACCT cgggggtgCAGGTGGGGGACCCGGTGCTGCGCACAGGGAAGCCGCTCTCGGTGGAGCTGGGGCCCGGCATCCTGGGCTCCATCTTCGACGGGATCCAGCGCCCGCTGCGGGACATCGCCCAGCTCACCCGCAGCATCTACATCCCGCGGGGCACCAGCGTCCCCGCGCTGCCGCGCCACCTCTCCTGGGACTTCGTCCCCAGCAAGGACATCCGG GTTGGGAGCCACATCACCGGCGGTGACATCTACGGGACGGTGGCTGAGAACTCACTCATCCAGCACAAGATCATGGTGCCACCGCGCAGCCGGGGCACCGTCACCTACATCGCGCCCCCCGGGCACTACGGGGTCTCG GATGTGGTGCTGGAGCTGGACTTCCAGGGCAGCGCGGAGAGGCTGAGCATGCTACAGGTCTGGCCTGTCAGACAGACCCGGCCCGTGGCCGAGAAGCTGCCAGCAAATCACCCACTGCTGACGGGCCAGCGGGTGCTGGACGCCCTCTTCCC GTGCGTGCAGGGTGGCACTACGGCCATCCCGGGTGCCTTTGGCTGTGGCAAAACCGTCATCTCCCAGTCCCTGTCCAAGTACTCCAACAGCGACGTCATCGTCTACGTGGGCTGCGGCGAGCGCGGCAACGAGATGTCTGAGGTCCTGCGGGACTTCCCCGAG CTCACCATGGAGGTGGACGGGAGGACAGAGACCATCATGAAGCGCACGACGCTGGTGGCCAACACCTCCAACATGCCGGTGGCTGCCCGTGAAGCCTCTATCTACACCG GCATCACGCTTTCCGAGTATTTCCGCGACATGGGCTACCACGTCAGCATGATGGCCGACTCCACGTCCCGCTGGGCCGAGGCGCTGCGTGAGATCTCGGGGCGCTTGGCTGAGATGCCGGCGG ACAGCGGCTACCCGGCGTACCTGGGCGCCCGTCTGGCCTCCTTCTACGAGCGCGCGGGGCGAGCGCGGTGCCTGGGGTCCCCGGCCCGCCAGGGCAGTGTCAGCATCATTGGCGC CGTGTCCCCGCCAGGAGGGGACTTCTCAGACCCTGTCACCTCGGCCACGCTGAGCATCGTGCAG GTGTTCTGGGGGCTGGACAAGAAGCTGGCGCAGCGCAAGCACTTCCCCTCCGTCAACTGGCTGATCAGCTACAGCCGGTACCTGCGGGCGCTGGAGCCCCACTACGAGGGGCTGCACCCCGAGTTCCCTGCCCTGCGCCGCCGCGCCAGGGAGAtcctgcaggaggaggaggagctggccGAGATCGTCCAGCTGGTCGGCAAG GCGTCCCTCGCTGAGGCTGACAAGGTGACGCTGGAGGTGGCCAAGCTCCTCAAGGATGACTTCCTCCAGCAGAACGGCTACTCCTCCTACGACAG GTTCTGCCCCTTCTACAAGACCGTGGGGATGCTGCACAACATGGTCACCTTCTATGAGCTGGCACGGCATGCTGTGGAGGCCACCGCGCCGGGCGAGCGCCGCGTCACCTGGGCCACCATCCGCGAGAGCCTGGGGGACATCCTCTACAAGCTGAGCGCCATGAAGTTCAAG GACCCCGTGAAGGATGGAGAAGCCAACATCACGGCAGCCTTCGCCCAGCTCAATGAGGAGATGCAGACGGCTTTCCGCAACCTGGAGGACTGA
- the DEDD gene encoding death effector domain-containing protein, giving the protein MATFKRSRAQAWPEERGDREHGLYSLHRMFDIVGTHLTHRDVRVLSFLFVDVIDDYERGMIRSGRDFLLALERQGRCDETNFRQVLQLLRIITRHDLLPYVTLKRRRAVCPDLVDKYLEETSIRYVTPRAHSEVEHGLGHPHKSVPPHHPVVCCSSAGPQICTKRPGRSRTLLSSQRKRRKSATPDPKEKQTCDIRLRVRAEYCQHETALQGNVFSNKQDPLERQFERFNQANTILKSRDLGSIICDIKFSELTYLDAFWRDYINGSLLEALKGVFITDSLKQAVGHEAIKLLVNVDEEDYEVGRQKLLRNLMLQTAP; this is encoded by the exons ATGGCCACCTTCAAACGGAGCCGAGCGCAAGCCTGGCCAGAGGAACGGGGCGACCGGGAGCACGGGCTGTACAGCTTGCACCGCATGTTCGACATCGTGGGCACCCACCTGACCCACCGGGATGTGCGGGTGCTCTCCTTCCTCTTCGTGGACGTGATTGATGATTATGAGAGGGGGATGATCCGCAGCGGCCGGGACTTCTTGCTGGCGCTGGAGCGGCAGGGCCGCTGCGATGAGACCAACTTCCGACAGGTGCTGCAGTTGCTGCGGATCATCACTCGCCACGACCTGCTGCCGTACGTCACCCTCAAGAGGCGACGGGCTG TGTGTCCAGATCTGGTGGACAAGTACCTGGAGGAGACATCCATTCGCTACGTGACGCCCCGGGCTCACAGCGAGGTGGAACACGGGCTCGGCCACCCCCATAAATCAG TGCCTCCCCACCACCCCGTGGTCTGCTGCTCCTCCGCGGGACCCCAGATCTGTACCAAGAGGCCCGGCCGCAGCAGGACCCTCCTCAGCAGCCAGCGCAAGAGGAGGAAGTCGGCGACGCCGGACCCGAAGGAGAAGCAGACCTGTG ACATCCGCCTGCGAGTCCGAGCCGAGTACTGCCAGCACGAGACGGCGCTTCAGGGCAACGTCTTCTCCAACAAGCAGGACCCCTTGGAGCGTCAGTTCGAGCGCTTCAACCAGGCCAACACCATCCTGAAGTCCCGGGACCTGGGCTCCATCATCTGTGACATAAAATTCTCAGAGCTCACCTACCTCGACGCGTTCTGGCGCGATTACATCAACGGCTCTTTGCTGGAAGCCCTCAAGGGCGTCTTCATCACGGACTCACTCAAACAAGCCGTGGGCCACGAAGCCATTAAACTGCTGGTCAATGTGGACGAGGAGGATTACGAGGTCGGGCGCCAGAAACTCCTGAGGAACTTGATGCTGCAGACGGCTCCCTGA
- the PFDN2 gene encoding prefoldin subunit 2, producing MADSTKGRPAAAPGGKALTAEQVVARFNRLRQEQRGLASKAAELELELNEHSLVIETLREVDPTRKCYRMVGGILVERTVKEVLPALENNKEQISKIIETLNQQLQAKGRELNEFREKHNIRLVGEDDPKQPPKEGAEGAGAKGSSAGVLVS from the exons ATGGCGGACAGCACGAAggggcggccggcggcagcGCCTGGTGGGAAGGCGCTGACAGCGGAGCAG GTGGTGGCCCGGTTCAACCGCCTGCGGCAGGAGCAGCGGGGCCTGGCCTCGAAGGCGGCcgagctggagctggagctgaacGAGCAcag ccTGGTCATCGAGACGCTGCGGGAGGTGGACCCCACACGTAAGTGTTACCGCATGGTGGGCGGCATCTTGGTGGAGCGCACAGTCAAGgaggtgctgccagccctggagAACAACAAGGAGCAG aTCAGCAAAATCATCGAGACGCTgaaccagcagctgcaggcgAAGGGCCGGGAGCTGAACGAGTTTCGGGAGAAGCACAACATTCGCTTGGTGGGGGAGGACGACCCTAAGCAGCCCCCCAAGGAGGGGGCCGAGGGGGCAGGGGCCAAGGGCAGCTCAGCCGGTGTCCTGGTCTCCTAG
- the NIT1 gene encoding deaminated glutathione amidase isoform X3 — MAGPPGLKPLVAVGQVTSTPDKEQNFEACAGLVRQAARRGACLVFLPEGFDYIGSNMAETLSLAEGLDGDIMGRYAGLARDCGVWLSLGGFHERGQDWLTTQRIYNCHVLLDPTGRLVAAYRKTHLCDVELEGRVTMKESSFTNPGTEIVAPVSTPAGKLGLSICYDLRFPEISLALRRAGAEILTYPSAFTVPTGSAHWEVLLRARAIESQCYVVAAAQTGKNHERRTSYGHALVVDPWGAVVAQCHEGPGLCYAEIDLDYLHRIRREIPVHGHRRPDLYGTVAAAGLVPAP, encoded by the exons aTGGCGGGTCCCCCAGGGCTGAAGCCGCTGGTGGCCGTGGGCCAGGTCACCTCCACGCCCGACAAGGAGCAGAACTTCGAGGCCTGCGCTGGGCTGGTGCGGCAGGCGGCGAGGCGCGGCGCCTGCCTCGTCTTCCTCCCTGAAGGCTTCGACTACATCGGCTCCAACATGGCAGAGACCCTCAGCCTGGCCGAGGGGTTGGATGGGGACATCATGGGACGCTATGCCGGGCTGGCCAG ggactGTGGCGTGTGGCTGTCCCTGGGTGGCTTCCACGAGCGCGGCCAGGACTGGCTGACCACGCAGCGCATCTACAACTGCCACGTGCTGCTGGACCCCACAG GTCGCCTTGTGGCCGCTTACAGGAAGACCCACCTGTGTGATGTGGAGCTGGAGGGACGTGTCACCATGAAGGAGAGCAGCTTCACCAACCCTGGCACCGAGATTGTGGCCCCAGTCAGCACGCCAGCGGGGAAG CTCGGCCTCTCCATCTGCTACGACCTGCGTTTCCCTGAGATCTCGCTGGCGCTGCGGCGTGCCGGTGCCGAGATCCTCACCTACCCCTCGGCCTTCACTGTTCCCACGGGCTCGGCGCACTGGGAG gtgctgctgcgGGCCCGGGCCATCGAGAGCCAGTGCTACGTGGTGGCAGCCGCCCAGACTGGGAAAAACCACGAGCGCCGGACATCCTACGGCCACGCGCTGGTGGTGGACCCCTGGGGTGCTGTGGTGGCCCAGTGCCACGAGGGACCCGGGCTCTGCTACGCTGAGATAGACCTCGACTACCTGCACCGCATCCGCCGGGAGATCCCAGTGCACGGTCACCGCCGGCCCGACCTCTACGGCACCGTGGCGGCCGCAGGGTTGGTGCCGGCACCATGA
- the NIT1 gene encoding deaminated glutathione amidase isoform X2, translated as MLRVLPQPLLRRLLPAPQGCLRSTSTPGSCPPAAMAGPPGLKPLVAVGQVTSTPDKEQNFEACAGLVRQAARRGACLVFLPEGFDYIGSNMAETLSLAEGLDGDIMGRYAGLARDCGVWLSLGGFHERGQDWLTTQRIYNCHVLLDPTGRLVAAYRKTHLCDVELEGRVTMKESSFTNPGTEIVAPVSTPAGKLGLSICYDLRFPEISLALRRAGAEILTYPSAFTVPTGSAHWEVLLRARAIESQCYVVAAAQTGKNHERRTSYGHALVVDPWGAVVAQCHEGPGLCYAEIDLDYLHRIRREIPVHGHRRPDLYGTVAAAGLVPAP; from the exons AT GTTGAGAGTGttgccccagcccctgctgcgcCGCCTGCTCCCGGCCCCCCAGGGATGCCTGCGCAGCACCAGCACCCCGGGCAG ctgcccccccgccgccaTGGCGGGTCCCCCAGGGCTGAAGCCGCTGGTGGCCGTGGGCCAGGTCACCTCCACGCCCGACAAGGAGCAGAACTTCGAGGCCTGCGCTGGGCTGGTGCGGCAGGCGGCGAGGCGCGGCGCCTGCCTCGTCTTCCTCCCTGAAGGCTTCGACTACATCGGCTCCAACATGGCAGAGACCCTCAGCCTGGCCGAGGGGTTGGATGGGGACATCATGGGACGCTATGCCGGGCTGGCCAG ggactGTGGCGTGTGGCTGTCCCTGGGTGGCTTCCACGAGCGCGGCCAGGACTGGCTGACCACGCAGCGCATCTACAACTGCCACGTGCTGCTGGACCCCACAG GTCGCCTTGTGGCCGCTTACAGGAAGACCCACCTGTGTGATGTGGAGCTGGAGGGACGTGTCACCATGAAGGAGAGCAGCTTCACCAACCCTGGCACCGAGATTGTGGCCCCAGTCAGCACGCCAGCGGGGAAG CTCGGCCTCTCCATCTGCTACGACCTGCGTTTCCCTGAGATCTCGCTGGCGCTGCGGCGTGCCGGTGCCGAGATCCTCACCTACCCCTCGGCCTTCACTGTTCCCACGGGCTCGGCGCACTGGGAG gtgctgctgcgGGCCCGGGCCATCGAGAGCCAGTGCTACGTGGTGGCAGCCGCCCAGACTGGGAAAAACCACGAGCGCCGGACATCCTACGGCCACGCGCTGGTGGTGGACCCCTGGGGTGCTGTGGTGGCCCAGTGCCACGAGGGACCCGGGCTCTGCTACGCTGAGATAGACCTCGACTACCTGCACCGCATCCGCCGGGAGATCCCAGTGCACGGTCACCGCCGGCCCGACCTCTACGGCACCGTGGCGGCCGCAGGGTTGGTGCCGGCACCATGA
- the LOC119159237 gene encoding lens fiber membrane intrinsic protein-like → MSPWVSLASPRAAASGSLHVPMGVPCIPWCCHPQVPPHSPDMSPWVSPGAATPRFPHVSHRCPHNCPLCPLVLPPPGPPTSPRHIPMIVPCVPRCCHPRVPPPEVAAVPTAPPRHRGMPAGGGLLCGASGLALLLAATATHFWLQRRAPGGTASLGLWRTCLGGHCRPHPSTPALWEATRVLMLLSVLAAAAGLALGLSVVASGARRARARGAGVTLLLAGLLALLGLAVYTAGTLSLLGPTRATWRFSWSYILGWVAVVLTGSAGLFHLCAAAKDPSPESSEAAGA, encoded by the exons ATGTCCCCATGGGTGTCCCTTGCATCGCCTCGTGCTGCCGCCTCCGGGTCCCTTCATGTCCCCATGGGTGTCCCCTGCATCCCCTGGTGCTGCCACCCTCAGGTCCCCCCACACTCCCCAGACATGTCCCCATGGGTGTCCCCTGGTGCTGCCACCCCCAGGTTTCCCCATGTCTCCCACAGATGTCCCCACAATTGTCCCCTGTGCCCCCTGGTGCTGCCACCCCCAggtccccccacctcccccagacATATCCCCATGATTGTCCCCTGCGTCCCCCGGTGCTGCCACCCCCGGGTCCCCCCCCCCGAGGTGGCAGcagtccccacagcccctccccGGCACAGGGGGAtgccggcgggcggggggctgctgTGTGGGGCCAGCGGTCTGGCCCTACTCCTGGCCGCCACCGCCACCCACTTCTGGCTGCAGCGCCGGGCGCCCGGTGGCACCGCCAGCCTCGGGCTGTGGCGCACCTGCCTCGGGGGGCACTgccgcccccaccccagcaccccag CCTTATGGGAAGCCACGCGGGTGCTGATGCTGCTCTCGGTGCtcgccgccgctgccggccTCGCCTTGGGGCTCTCTGTTGTGGCCAGTGGTGCCCGGCGGGCGCGTGCCCGGGGGGCCGGTGTcaccctgctcctggctg gtctgctggcactgctggggctggcggTGTACACGGCCGGCACGCTGAGCCTCCTGGGGCCGACCCGTGCCACCTGGCGCTTCTCCTGGTCCTACATCCTGGGCTGGGTCGCAGTCGTCCTCACCGGCTCAGCAG GGCTTTtccacctctgtgctgctgccaaggACCCGTCTCCAGAGAGCTCCGAAGCGGCGGGTGCCTGA